From the Xyrauchen texanus isolate HMW12.3.18 chromosome 37, RBS_HiC_50CHRs, whole genome shotgun sequence genome, one window contains:
- the LOC127631160 gene encoding dual specificity protein phosphatase 26-like isoform X1: MSLALLKLVDTESTFTKMSLRSKYSEWRGDSSRSAQREIDFTSPGLAVMGIERLLFTGKAINSPANEVWPNLYIGDMNIAENCAELRRHHFSHVLNCAHSSRRGSEIYEGMGITYLGIEAQDSPTFDMSANFNIGAQFIHTALKEGGKILVHCHVGVSRSATVVLAYLMLKHNMTLVEAINTVKEGRGIIPNRGFLRQLIDLHIKLYGCRN, translated from the exons ATGAGCCTTGCATTACTCAAATTAGTGGACACTGAATCTACATTTACTAAAATGTCTCTCAGGTCGAAATATTCAGAGTGGCGAGGCGACAGCTCACGATCAGCACAGAGGGAGATCGATTTCACCTCTCCGGGTTTAGCGGTGATGGGAATCGAACGTCTTCTGTTCACTGGGAAAGCCATCAACAGTCCCGCAAATGAAGTCTGGCCCAATCTATACATTGGCGACAT GAATATAGCTGAAAATTGTGCAGAGCTGAGAAGGCATCACTTCTCCCATGTCCTCAACTGTGCCCACAGCTCCAGACGTGGCAGCGAGATCTATGAGGGCATGGGCATCACATACTTGGGCATAGAGGCCCAGGATTCACCCACGTTTGACATGAGTGCCAACTTTAACATTGGAGCACAGTTCATACATACAGCACTGAAAGAGGGAG GCAAAATCCTGGTTCACTGTCATGTTGGAGTGAGTCGATCAGCAACTGTAGTTTTGGCATATCTGATGCTGAAACACAACATGACCCTGGTGGAGGCCATTAACACGGTAAAAGAGGGAAGAGGCATCATACCCAACCGAGGCTTCCTCAGACAACTTATTGACCTTCACATCAAGCTATACGGCTGCCGAAACTAG
- the LOC127631160 gene encoding dual specificity protein phosphatase 26-like isoform X2, with product MSLALLKLVDTESTFTKMSLRSKYSEWRGDSSRSAQREIDFTSPGLAVMGIERLLFTGKAINSPANEVWPNLYIGDISRRGSEIYEGMGITYLGIEAQDSPTFDMSANFNIGAQFIHTALKEGGKILVHCHVGVSRSATVVLAYLMLKHNMTLVEAINTVKEGRGIIPNRGFLRQLIDLHIKLYGCRN from the exons ATGAGCCTTGCATTACTCAAATTAGTGGACACTGAATCTACATTTACTAAAATGTCTCTCAGGTCGAAATATTCAGAGTGGCGAGGCGACAGCTCACGATCAGCACAGAGGGAGATCGATTTCACCTCTCCGGGTTTAGCGGTGATGGGAATCGAACGTCTTCTGTTCACTGGGAAAGCCATCAACAGTCCCGCAAATGAAGTCTGGCCCAATCTATACATTGGCGACAT CTCCAGACGTGGCAGCGAGATCTATGAGGGCATGGGCATCACATACTTGGGCATAGAGGCCCAGGATTCACCCACGTTTGACATGAGTGCCAACTTTAACATTGGAGCACAGTTCATACATACAGCACTGAAAGAGGGAG GCAAAATCCTGGTTCACTGTCATGTTGGAGTGAGTCGATCAGCAACTGTAGTTTTGGCATATCTGATGCTGAAACACAACATGACCCTGGTGGAGGCCATTAACACGGTAAAAGAGGGAAGAGGCATCATACCCAACCGAGGCTTCCTCAGACAACTTATTGACCTTCACATCAAGCTATACGGCTGCCGAAACTAG